The Marivivens sp. LCG002 genome contains a region encoding:
- a CDS encoding TerB family tellurite resistance protein, translating into MFADLIRRLTAPATSLDTLDTKRALGALLVRVARTDGHYDPEEKALIDQVFVEEFGFDAAEASALRSECETLEAEAPDTVRFTKALKDNVAYEARAGLIKAMWRIVLADGSRDSGEDALMRMIAPMLGLTDQESHRLRLEVAQSAASQR; encoded by the coding sequence ATGTTCGCAGATTTGATCCGGCGTTTGACCGCCCCCGCCACTTCTCTTGATACGCTCGACACCAAACGGGCGCTTGGTGCGCTTCTTGTGCGGGTCGCACGCACCGACGGGCACTATGATCCCGAAGAAAAAGCTCTGATCGATCAAGTGTTTGTTGAGGAATTCGGCTTTGACGCGGCCGAGGCATCTGCGCTTCGGAGTGAGTGCGAAACACTTGAGGCAGAGGCCCCCGATACGGTGCGCTTTACCAAGGCTCTCAAGGACAATGTCGCTTATGAAGCCCGCGCGGGATTGATCAAGGCGATGTGGCGCATCGTTCTTGCCGACGGAAGCCGTGATTCTGGCGAGGATGCCTTGATGCGGATGATTGCGCCGATGCTCGGACTGACCGATCAGGAAAGCCATCGCTTGCGCCTTGAGGTTGCGCAATCCGCCGCGTCTCAACGCTAA
- a CDS encoding type 1 glutamine amidotransferase, whose protein sequence is MKIGILQTGHSPDTLRNTLGDYEHLFHKLLGSGDFEFETFNVVDMEFPSSVNDCDGWLLTGSRHGAYEDHPFIPPLEAFIRDAYAAHVPMVGICFGHQIIAQALGGKVEKFQGGWVVGRQTYDLDGQKVALNAWHQDQVVVRPQGATVVASNEMCENAALVYDDRIFTVQAHPEFRSDYIEGLATTRGPGVVPDPLLERALNNLDKPTDNDLLARRITDFFKTKASSHERLD, encoded by the coding sequence ATGAAAATCGGTATCCTGCAAACAGGACACTCTCCCGATACGCTCCGCAACACTTTGGGTGATTACGAGCATCTTTTCCACAAACTCCTCGGCAGCGGGGATTTTGAATTCGAAACGTTCAATGTCGTCGATATGGAGTTTCCATCGTCGGTAAACGACTGTGACGGCTGGCTTCTGACGGGCTCGAGACACGGGGCCTATGAGGATCATCCGTTCATTCCGCCTCTCGAAGCCTTTATCAGGGACGCCTATGCCGCTCATGTTCCGATGGTCGGCATCTGTTTTGGCCATCAGATCATCGCCCAAGCGCTCGGCGGCAAGGTCGAGAAATTCCAAGGCGGCTGGGTTGTCGGCCGACAAACCTATGACTTGGACGGGCAAAAAGTGGCGCTGAACGCTTGGCATCAGGACCAGGTGGTCGTCCGCCCCCAAGGCGCAACGGTTGTCGCCTCCAACGAGATGTGCGAGAACGCTGCACTTGTTTATGACGACCGGATTTTCACGGTTCAGGCACACCCTGAATTTCGCTCCGACTATATCGAGGGCCTTGCCACCACGCGCGGCCCCGGCGTTGTCCCAGATCCCCTCCTCGAACGGGCGCTGAACAACCTCGACAAACCCACCGACAACGACTTGCTCGCGCGTCGGATTACAGACTTTTTCAAGACGAAAGCATCTTCACATGAGCGACTGGACTGA
- a CDS encoding transporter substrate-binding domain-containing protein — MKKLILTTALVALSAGAAFAESHSVVRLGTEGAYPPYNFLNDKGEVDGFERVLGDELCARAELTCEWVTNDWDSIIPNLVSGNYDVIIAGMSITEERDQVIDFSDPYTQPDPSAFVAMSDGVDLAGGVIAAQSGTIQAAYVAASGATLLEFATPEESVAAVKNGEADAVLADKAYLLPIADEDAELSIVGEDVLIGGGVGLGLRESDGELKAKFDAAIQSMKADGSLNKLIEEWLPGSALF, encoded by the coding sequence ATGAAAAAACTGATTTTGACGACTGCACTCGTTGCGCTCTCCGCCGGCGCAGCATTCGCAGAAAGCCACTCTGTCGTCCGTCTGGGCACCGAGGGCGCCTACCCTCCGTATAACTTCCTCAACGACAAGGGCGAAGTCGACGGCTTTGAACGTGTTCTGGGCGACGAGCTTTGTGCACGCGCCGAGCTGACCTGCGAATGGGTCACGAACGACTGGGACTCGATCATTCCGAACCTCGTTTCGGGCAACTATGACGTGATCATCGCCGGTATGTCGATCACCGAAGAACGCGATCAGGTTATCGACTTCTCGGACCCCTACACCCAGCCCGATCCGTCGGCTTTCGTCGCGATGTCGGATGGTGTTGATCTTGCAGGCGGTGTGATCGCTGCGCAGTCGGGCACCATTCAGGCCGCCTATGTGGCCGCTTCGGGTGCAACGCTCCTTGAATTCGCAACCCCCGAAGAATCCGTCGCTGCCGTCAAGAACGGTGAAGCCGATGCGGTTCTGGCCGACAAAGCCTATCTTCTCCCCATCGCGGACGAGGATGCAGAGCTTTCGATCGTCGGTGAAGACGTTCTGATCGGTGGCGGCGTGGGTCTCGGACTTCGCGAGAGCGATGGCGAGCTGAAGGCCAAGTTCGATGCGGCAATCCAGTCCATGAAGGCGGATGGCTCGCTCAACAAGCTCATCGAAGAATGGCTGCCGGGTTCGGCACTGTTCTAA
- the rlmJ gene encoding 23S rRNA (adenine(2030)-N(6))-methyltransferase RlmJ, translating into MLSYQHIYHAGNLADVHKHALLAWVIDYMIRKDKPLTYMESHAGRGLYDLGSEAALKTGEAASGIEMVERRGWFEAQHPYARALAAVRSKNGARTYGGSPLIAGELLRDTDPIRLVELHPQEHAALVAAMAPYRAIVDKRDGLELVNSICPPDPRRGLLLIDPSYERKDEYQIMAEVLPKIARKWPVGVMILWYPILSSALHRPMVTALRRALPEGVVHEVGFPPAREGHRMTGSGLFVVNPPFGFDAEAARLSRLFAAL; encoded by the coding sequence ATGCTGTCCTATCAACATATCTATCACGCAGGCAATCTGGCGGATGTTCATAAACATGCGCTCCTTGCTTGGGTGATCGACTATATGATCCGCAAGGATAAGCCTCTGACCTATATGGAAAGTCACGCGGGGCGCGGGCTTTATGATCTCGGCTCCGAGGCGGCGCTCAAAACGGGCGAGGCCGCCAGCGGGATCGAAATGGTCGAAAGGCGCGGCTGGTTCGAGGCGCAGCATCCCTATGCTCGAGCGCTTGCAGCTGTCAGATCGAAGAACGGCGCGCGGACCTATGGTGGATCGCCGTTGATCGCGGGCGAGCTTCTTCGGGACACCGACCCGATCCGGCTTGTCGAATTGCATCCGCAAGAGCACGCGGCCCTTGTCGCTGCCATGGCCCCCTATCGTGCCATTGTCGACAAGCGCGACGGTCTTGAACTTGTCAATTCGATTTGCCCGCCCGATCCACGGCGCGGTCTTCTTTTGATCGATCCGTCTTACGAGCGCAAAGACGAATACCAGATCATGGCCGAGGTTCTTCCCAAGATCGCCCGCAAATGGCCTGTCGGGGTCATGATCCTGTGGTATCCGATCCTTTCGAGCGCTTTGCATCGCCCGATGGTCACCGCCTTGCGGCGCGCGCTCCCCGAGGGGGTTGTTCATGAGGTGGGGTTCCCGCCTGCACGCGAAGGGCACCGAATGACGGGATCGGGACTTTTCGTGGTGAACCCGCCGTTCGGGTTCGACGCCGAGGCCGCACGGCTTTCACGGCTTTTTGCGGCACTCTGA
- a CDS encoding CTP synthase has protein sequence MARFIFITGGVVSSLGKGLASAALGALLQARGYSVRLRKLDPYLNVDPGTMSPFEHGEVFVTDDGAETDLDLGHYERFTGVAARTSDSISSGRIYSNVLEKERRGDYLGKTIQVIPHVTNEIKDFIATGEDEVDFMLCEIGGTVGDIEGLPFFEAIRQFIHQKERGQCILMHLTLLPYLAASGELKTKPTQHSVKELQSIGLAPDVLVCRSEQVIPEREREKIALFCNVRKEHVVPAYDLKSIYEAPLAYHEQGLDQAVLDCFGIAPAPKPNLARWLDVQDRIHNTDGEVNIAIVGKYTQLEDAYKSIKEALVHGGMSNRVKVNVNWVDAEDFDREDVGERLSGYHAILVPGGFGERGTEGKIKAAQFARERKIPYLGICLGMQMAVIEAARNAAGIDKAGSEEFDHEAGQKRFEPVVYHLKEWVQGNHTVTRKADDAKGGTMRLGAYNATLLEGSRVAEVYGTTKIEERHRHRYEVDVKYREKLEAAGLCFSGMSPDGSLPEIVEWKDHPWFIGVQFHPELKSKPFQPHPLFADFVRAAVETSRLV, from the coding sequence TCGTAAGCTTGACCCCTATCTCAACGTCGACCCCGGCACGATGTCGCCTTTTGAACACGGCGAAGTATTTGTGACCGATGATGGTGCCGAAACCGATCTCGACCTCGGCCATTACGAACGTTTCACCGGTGTGGCCGCACGCACGAGCGACTCGATCTCTTCGGGCCGCATCTATTCGAACGTGCTCGAAAAAGAGCGCCGCGGCGACTATCTCGGCAAAACCATTCAGGTGATCCCGCATGTGACCAACGAGATCAAAGACTTCATCGCGACGGGCGAAGACGAAGTTGATTTCATGCTCTGCGAGATCGGCGGCACCGTCGGCGATATCGAAGGGCTTCCTTTCTTTGAAGCCATACGCCAGTTCATCCACCAGAAAGAACGCGGCCAGTGCATTCTGATGCACCTCACCCTTCTGCCCTATCTGGCAGCTTCGGGCGAGCTCAAGACCAAACCGACACAGCACTCGGTCAAAGAGTTGCAATCCATCGGTCTTGCACCCGATGTGCTTGTCTGTCGTTCCGAACAAGTCATCCCCGAGCGCGAGCGCGAAAAGATCGCCCTCTTCTGCAACGTCCGCAAAGAGCACGTTGTTCCCGCCTATGACCTCAAGTCGATCTACGAAGCGCCCCTCGCCTATCACGAGCAGGGCCTCGATCAGGCGGTTCTCGATTGCTTCGGCATTGCCCCGGCGCCCAAGCCGAACCTTGCCCGCTGGCTTGATGTGCAGGACCGCATCCACAACACCGACGGCGAAGTGAATATCGCCATTGTCGGCAAATACACCCAGCTTGAAGACGCCTATAAGTCGATCAAAGAAGCCTTGGTTCATGGCGGCATGTCGAACCGCGTCAAGGTCAATGTGAACTGGGTCGATGCCGAAGACTTCGACCGCGAAGACGTGGGCGAGCGCCTTTCTGGCTATCACGCGATCCTTGTTCCGGGTGGCTTTGGCGAGCGCGGGACGGAAGGCAAGATCAAGGCGGCGCAATTCGCCCGCGAACGCAAGATCCCCTATCTCGGAATTTGCCTCGGGATGCAGATGGCCGTCATCGAAGCCGCGCGCAATGCCGCCGGTATCGACAAAGCCGGCTCCGAGGAATTCGACCATGAAGCGGGGCAAAAGCGTTTCGAGCCCGTGGTCTATCACCTCAAGGAATGGGTGCAAGGCAACCACACCGTGACGCGCAAAGCCGATGACGCAAAGGGCGGCACCATGCGTCTTGGCGCCTATAATGCAACGCTTCTCGAAGGGTCGCGCGTCGCCGAAGTCTATGGCACCACGAAAATCGAAGAGCGTCACCGTCACCGTTATGAAGTGGACGTGAAATACCGCGAAAAGCTGGAAGCTGCAGGGCTTTGCTTCTCGGGGATGTCGCCTGATGGCAGCCTTCCCGAGATCGTGGAATGGAAGGACCACCCGTGGTTCATCGGCGTCCAGTTCCACCCAGAACTCAAGTCGAAGCCGTTCCAGCCGCACCCGCTTTTTGCGGACTTCGTGCGTGCGGCGGTCGAGACCTCGCGTCTGGTATAA
- a CDS encoding glutamine synthetase family protein produces the protein MKNWLLERPEVRSIRCGASDLNGIARGKRVPVRFIDKILSDGMRFPLSVMNLDVWGEDVEDSPLVFEIGDPDGILRPTERGFVPMPWLSTPAALLPLWMFTEDGNPYDGDPRHALAAVLDRYKALGLTPVVATEMEFYLVDDSGKEIRQPKSPRSGKRRPGAEMLSLRALDSFDLFFNELYDACEAMDIPTDAATSEVGLGQFEINLMHVEDALKAADDAYLFKMLVRGLARKHGMAASFMAKPYEDYAGNGMHVHFSVVDKDGNNVFADGSYEGSPILKQAIAGCLKGIKDLALIFAPHGNSYQRLVPESHAPTGICWAYDNRTASVRVPGGSLKARRIEHRVAGGDVNPYLFLAAVLGSALIGIEDGLTPPPPISGNAYEQEIDQIPDTWEDSIKTFEASQFARRIFSERLIENLVMTKQQEHHYLSELSTEEQLDLYLDTV, from the coding sequence ATGAAAAACTGGCTATTGGAGCGGCCTGAGGTTCGCAGCATTCGCTGCGGCGCTTCTGACTTGAACGGAATTGCACGTGGAAAGCGCGTTCCCGTTCGCTTTATCGATAAAATACTTTCCGACGGGATGCGCTTCCCGCTTTCTGTGATGAACCTCGATGTTTGGGGAGAGGATGTCGAAGACAGCCCCCTCGTCTTCGAGATCGGCGACCCTGACGGGATATTACGTCCGACCGAACGTGGTTTTGTGCCGATGCCTTGGCTTTCGACACCCGCGGCGCTCTTGCCGCTCTGGATGTTCACCGAAGACGGCAACCCCTATGACGGCGACCCGCGCCATGCCCTCGCTGCGGTTCTGGATCGTTACAAGGCGCTCGGCCTGACCCCCGTGGTTGCGACCGAAATGGAGTTTTACCTTGTCGACGACAGCGGCAAGGAAATCCGCCAACCCAAGAGCCCGCGCTCTGGCAAACGGCGTCCCGGCGCCGAGATGCTCTCTCTGCGCGCGCTCGACAGCTTCGACCTCTTCTTCAACGAGCTTTACGATGCTTGTGAAGCGATGGACATTCCCACAGACGCAGCAACCTCCGAAGTGGGGCTTGGCCAGTTCGAGATCAACTTGATGCATGTCGAAGATGCTCTCAAAGCGGCCGACGACGCCTATCTCTTCAAGATGCTCGTGCGCGGCTTGGCCCGCAAACACGGCATGGCGGCGTCCTTTATGGCAAAGCCCTACGAGGACTATGCCGGCAACGGGATGCATGTGCATTTCTCGGTCGTCGATAAAGACGGGAACAACGTTTTCGCAGACGGTAGCTATGAAGGCTCGCCGATCCTCAAACAGGCGATTGCGGGCTGTCTCAAGGGGATCAAGGATCTTGCTTTGATCTTTGCACCGCACGGCAATTCCTATCAGCGCCTTGTTCCCGAGAGCCACGCGCCGACCGGCATCTGCTGGGCCTATGACAACCGGACGGCCTCTGTGCGTGTTCCGGGCGGAAGCCTCAAGGCCCGCCGCATCGAGCACCGCGTTGCAGGGGGGGATGTGAACCCCTATCTCTTTCTCGCGGCTGTTCTGGGTTCCGCACTCATCGGGATCGAAGACGGCCTTACGCCGCCGCCGCCGATTTCTGGCAACGCCTACGAGCAAGAGATCGACCAGATCCCCGATACATGGGAAGACTCGATCAAGACCTTCGAGGCAAGCCAGTTCGCACGCCGTATTTTCTCGGAACGTCTGATCGAAAACCTCGTGATGACCAAACAACAAGAGCACCACTATCTCTCGGAACTGTCGACCGAAGAGCAGTTGGATCTTTATCTCGATACGGTCTGA
- a CDS encoding glutamine synthetase family protein: MSDWTENLPEAAKDYLAGRRLDEVECIVSDLPGIARGKAVPATKFARQEYFHLPDSIFYQTITGEWGDAAGDEGFIERDMILRPDMETATAAPWTGDLTLQVIHDAYDRKGRAIEYSPRNVLKRVVELYRKQGWEPVVAPEMEFYLVARNLDPAKNIEPMMGRSGRPAAARQAYSMTAVDEFGPVIDDIYDFAEAQGFEIDGITQEGGAGQLEINLRHGDPVKLADEVFFFKRLIREAAMRHNCFATFMAKPIADEPGSAMHIHHSVIDIEDGTNIFSGPQGGETDAFFHFIGGLQNHLPSAIAVLAPYVNSYRRYVRDHAAPINLMWGRDNRTTGIRVPLSGPSSRRVENRLAGMDCNPYLGIAASLACGYLGLMEEKRAGPSFKGDAYEGEEDIPRVMGDALDLFEEAKKLHEVLGPEFARVYSIVKRNEYEEFLQVISPWEREHLLLNV; encoded by the coding sequence ATGAGCGACTGGACTGAAAACCTCCCCGAAGCGGCCAAAGACTATTTGGCCGGACGGCGACTGGATGAAGTCGAATGTATCGTCTCGGACCTTCCCGGCATTGCCCGCGGCAAAGCGGTTCCTGCGACCAAATTCGCACGTCAGGAGTATTTCCATCTCCCTGACAGCATCTTTTACCAAACGATTACCGGCGAATGGGGCGATGCCGCAGGCGACGAAGGCTTTATCGAGCGCGATATGATCCTGCGCCCCGATATGGAAACCGCCACCGCAGCGCCCTGGACGGGAGACCTTACGCTTCAGGTGATCCATGACGCCTATGACCGCAAGGGCCGCGCGATCGAATATTCGCCGCGCAATGTGCTCAAACGCGTTGTCGAGCTTTATCGCAAGCAAGGCTGGGAACCCGTTGTCGCGCCCGAGATGGAATTCTATCTCGTGGCCCGTAACCTTGATCCGGCCAAGAACATCGAGCCGATGATGGGCCGCTCTGGGCGTCCTGCCGCCGCACGTCAGGCCTATTCGATGACGGCAGTGGACGAGTTCGGTCCCGTGATCGATGACATCTACGACTTTGCCGAAGCCCAAGGGTTCGAGATCGACGGCATCACCCAAGAAGGCGGTGCGGGCCAGCTCGAGATCAACTTGCGCCACGGCGACCCTGTCAAACTCGCCGACGAAGTGTTCTTCTTCAAACGCCTGATCCGCGAAGCGGCGATGCGTCACAATTGTTTCGCCACCTTTATGGCCAAGCCGATTGCCGACGAGCCGGGTAGCGCGATGCATATCCACCATTCGGTGATCGACATCGAGGATGGCACAAACATCTTCTCCGGCCCTCAAGGCGGCGAGACGGATGCGTTCTTCCACTTCATCGGCGGCCTTCAGAACCATCTTCCGAGTGCGATTGCGGTTCTTGCGCCCTATGTAAACAGCTATCGGCGCTATGTCCGCGATCATGCGGCTCCGATCAACCTGATGTGGGGACGCGACAACCGCACCACGGGTATTCGCGTTCCGCTCTCTGGTCCGTCGTCCCGCCGCGTTGAAAACCGCCTTGCGGGGATGGACTGCAACCCCTACCTCGGGATCGCGGCGTCGCTCGCTTGCGGCTATCTCGGGCTCATGGAAGAAAAACGCGCAGGCCCTTCGTTCAAGGGCGACGCTTATGAAGGCGAGGAAGATATTCCCCGCGTCATGGGCGATGCGCTTGATCTCTTTGAGGAGGCAAAAAAGCTGCACGAGGTCCTCGGGCCAGAGTTCGCGCGTGTCTATTCCATCGTCAAACGCAACGAATACGAAGAGTTCCTTCAGGTGATCAGCCCATGGGAACGCGAGCATCTTTTGCTGAATGTATGA
- a CDS encoding amino acid ABC transporter ATP-binding protein, whose protein sequence is MTSQTPVIEIRNLHKAYGSLEVLKGVDIVAPRGHVVSLIGSSGSGKSTLLRCCNLLEDSQKGEVIFSGEPVRWKGEGANRRPADAAQIKRIRTNLSMVFQQFNLWSHMTILENVMEAPLTVLGRAKAEVEASARAYLEKVGIGDKCDVYPAQLSGGQQQRAAIARALCMEPQAILFDEPTSALDPELEQEVVKVIKDLANEGRTMIIVTHDMRMAADVSDHVVFLHQGRIEEEGDPATLFGTPKTERLKQFLSATVSA, encoded by the coding sequence GTGACCTCCCAGACCCCCGTGATCGAGATCCGCAATCTGCACAAGGCTTACGGGAGTCTTGAGGTGCTCAAGGGCGTGGATATCGTCGCGCCCCGTGGGCATGTGGTGTCGCTGATCGGCTCGTCGGGCTCGGGTAAATCCACGCTTCTGCGCTGCTGCAATCTACTTGAAGACAGTCAGAAGGGCGAAGTGATTTTCTCGGGCGAGCCTGTGCGCTGGAAAGGCGAAGGTGCAAACCGCCGCCCCGCCGACGCAGCACAGATCAAGCGCATTCGCACCAATCTTTCCATGGTGTTCCAACAGTTCAATCTTTGGTCCCATATGACGATCCTCGAGAATGTGATGGAAGCGCCCCTCACCGTTTTGGGCCGCGCCAAGGCCGAAGTCGAAGCCTCGGCCCGCGCCTATCTCGAGAAAGTCGGGATCGGCGACAAATGCGACGTCTATCCCGCGCAACTCTCGGGCGGCCAGCAACAGCGTGCCGCGATCGCCCGTGCGCTCTGTATGGAGCCGCAAGCCATCCTCTTTGACGAGCCGACCTCTGCTCTCGATCCCGAGCTGGAGCAGGAAGTCGTAAAAGTGATCAAAGACCTCGCGAATGAAGGGCGCACGATGATCATCGTGACCCATGACATGCGCATGGCCGCCGATGTCAGCGACCATGTGGTGTTTCTTCATCAGGGGAGGATTGAAGAGGAAGGCGACCCCGCTACCCTCTTCGGCACCCCAAAGACCGAACGGCTCAAACAGTTTCTATCCGCGACTGTGTCGGCCTGA
- a CDS encoding ABC transporter permease subunit: MFDFCVDPASLDTAKWFACYLTTGKHLSLYWSFGTVLLLLAITAPVALALGFGGASAARSAFAPLRLVGKTYIAIVRGVPDIAFFLFFVIALDQGFEWLRHQVKCPDWDQPIRQGNDFIVCAAAKLPLSNAPQWIHEVYGFSLAVITFAIVFGAFAANVLFGAMRAVPHGQIETALAYGMTQRQAFWRVLVPQMWVYALPGLSNLWMVLIKSTPLLFLLGVEDIVYWARELGGTKTPRFTEYPHGNWQMWYFLGLLVFYLLFTRVSEVFFDRLMKRLSHGQATTAGEAQRKAA; encoded by the coding sequence ATTTTTGACTTTTGCGTAGATCCGGCCTCGCTTGATACGGCGAAGTGGTTTGCTTGCTACCTTACGACGGGCAAGCACCTGTCTTTGTATTGGTCATTTGGAACCGTCCTTTTGCTTCTCGCGATTACGGCACCCGTCGCGCTTGCTCTGGGTTTTGGTGGCGCGAGTGCGGCGAGAAGCGCCTTTGCACCGCTCCGTCTTGTCGGCAAAACCTATATCGCGATTGTCCGCGGCGTCCCCGATATCGCGTTTTTCCTTTTTTTCGTCATTGCCTTGGACCAAGGGTTCGAGTGGCTGCGCCATCAGGTGAAGTGCCCCGACTGGGATCAGCCGATCCGCCAAGGAAATGACTTCATTGTTTGCGCTGCTGCCAAACTTCCGCTGTCGAATGCGCCGCAATGGATCCACGAGGTCTATGGCTTTTCGCTTGCGGTGATCACATTCGCCATCGTGTTCGGTGCTTTTGCCGCCAACGTCCTCTTCGGCGCGATGCGGGCTGTGCCCCATGGCCAGATCGAAACAGCCCTTGCCTATGGCATGACCCAACGCCAAGCCTTTTGGCGCGTGCTGGTCCCGCAAATGTGGGTTTATGCACTCCCCGGGCTCTCGAACCTCTGGATGGTTCTGATCAAATCGACACCGCTTCTCTTCCTTCTCGGGGTCGAAGACATTGTTTATTGGGCCCGCGAACTTGGCGGCACCAAGACGCCGCGCTTTACCGAATACCCGCATGGCAACTGGCAGATGTGGTATTTCCTCGGGCTTTTGGTGTTCTACCTTTTGTTCACCCGCGTCTCGGAGGTCTTCTTTGACCGCCTGATGAAGCGCCTCTCTCATGGGCAGGCCACGACCGCAGGCGAAGCACAGAGGAAAGCGGCATGA
- a CDS encoding amino acid ABC transporter permease, whose product MSCWDVIADYGLRSLGIGERLLPKSDFTICQQVVLIGSGMIWNIYFGVLAIVAGFFLATAVALGKAARSPILRKLSEWFIFVFRGSPLFIQFFFAYFLFLSLKGVFPILSPLTSASLGALIVLFLNTSAYTGEIFYGALQSIPKGDVEAADAYGMTGWARFKRIIWPTMLRLAWPAYTNEAIFLFHATTLVFFSGFPASQQKGDALYYANYFADKTFNPFIPYPILACYFILLTLIVIGLFGLVNARLNRHLPQGQKSKIRLRLKLIR is encoded by the coding sequence ATGAGCTGTTGGGATGTCATCGCAGACTATGGCCTACGCTCGCTCGGGATCGGCGAACGGCTTTTGCCGAAATCCGACTTTACGATCTGCCAACAGGTCGTGCTTATCGGCTCGGGGATGATCTGGAACATCTACTTCGGCGTTCTGGCTATTGTGGCCGGCTTTTTCCTTGCGACTGCCGTTGCACTGGGCAAAGCGGCGCGCTCGCCGATTCTGCGCAAACTCTCTGAGTGGTTCATCTTCGTGTTCAGAGGCTCGCCGCTCTTTATCCAGTTCTTCTTTGCTTATTTCCTGTTTCTGTCGCTCAAAGGTGTGTTCCCCATCCTGTCGCCGCTGACCTCGGCTTCGCTGGGTGCGCTGATCGTGCTTTTCCTCAATACCTCGGCCTATACAGGTGAAATCTTCTATGGGGCGCTGCAGTCGATCCCCAAAGGCGACGTCGAAGCCGCTGACGCCTATGGCATGACGGGATGGGCGCGGTTCAAGCGGATCATATGGCCGACAATGCTCCGCCTTGCTTGGCCCGCTTATACGAACGAGGCGATTTTCCTCTTTCATGCCACGACTTTGGTCTTTTTCTCGGGCTTCCCCGCCTCGCAGCAAAAGGGCGACGCGCTCTATTACGCGAACTATTTCGCGGACAAGACCTTCAACCCTTTTATCCCCTATCCCATTCTTGCCTGTTATTTCATCCTTCTGACTCTGATCGTGATCGGTTTGTTCGGTCTGGTGAACGCTCGGCTCAATCGGCACCTGCCGCAGGGTCAGAAAAGCAAAATTCGCTTGCGCCTTAAACTGATCAGGTAG